Part of the Aurantiacibacter aquimixticola genome, TTCGCATAGGGCGGGCCGTCATGCAGGATGAAGGTCTCGCGACCGGCACGCGCCTTGCGCAGCTGCCCGTAGACATCCTCCTCCTGCCAGCGCGCGAGAATGCCCGGTTCCTTCTGCGGAAGGCCGGCTTTCATGGGAAAATCGGTCTTGGGCAGGAAGACCGTGTCTCTGTAGTCGCGTTTCTCGCTCATTATGGGCGCGCAGCTAGACGCTCCCGCGCCTCTTCGCAATCGCGTTCCATCTGCGCCTTGAGCGCGTCGAGATCGTCGAACTTCGCTTCGGGGCGAATGAAGTGGTGGAAGGCGATGTCCAGCACCTCATCGTAAAGATCGCCGTCGAAGTCGAAGAAGTAGGGTTCGAGCAGCTCTTTCGGCGGATCGAATTGCGGACGAATGCCAAGATTGGCCGCGCCTTGCAGCTGCTGCCCGGTGGAGAGGATACGGCCCGATACGGCATAGATGCCGAAGCGCGGGCGAAGATAATGACCCATGTCGATATTGGCGGTGGGATAGCCGAGCTCGCGCCCCCGCTTGTCCCCGTGGATCACTTCGCCGCGCACCGTGAAGGGGCGGGAAAGAAGGTGCGCCGCCGTCTCGCACTCGCCCGCCTTGAGCGCATCGCGAATGCGGCTGGAGGAAATCGTCTGGCCATCCTCGCCGACCGGGCCGATGGCGCGGGTGGCGACGCCGCATGTCGCGCCGACCTCGCGCAGCACCTCGACATTGCCGCCGCGATCCTTGCCGAAGGTGAAATCCTCCCCCGTCACCACGCCGCCTGCGCCGATATGGCCGCCGAGCAGTTCCGTCACGAAGCTCTCGGCGCTCATTGCCGCAAGCTCGTCACCGAATTCGAACACCAGCATCGCATCCGCGCCCGCGGCCGTGAAAAGCTCCTCGCGCTGGCCGAGCGTGGTGAGACGAAAGGGCGGGACGTGCGGTGCAAAGTGACGGACGGGGTGTGGATCGAAAGTGGCGACCATTGCGGGCCTCCCCTCGGCGCGCGCCCATTCAACGGCCTCGCTGACGACACGCTGATGGCCGAGGTGAAACCCGTCGAAATTGCCGAGCGCAATCACCGCGCCGCGCAGCGTGTCGGGGACAGTATCGCGGTGGGACAGCCTCACGCCGCGTCCTCCATCGGCGCGATGCCCGCCCGGATCACGCGCAGCGCGTTGAGCCCCATGATCGCGCGTATCTCGTCTTCCGAAAAGCCGTCATCCATCAGCGCCTGCGTCACCTGCACGATCTGCGAGGTGTCGAAGCCGACCTCGACGGATCCGTCGAAATCGCTGCCCAAGGCGACATGCTCCACGCCCACAAGATCTGTCACGTGGCGCATCGCGGCGACGATGGCGGCGGGCGATGTATCGCACACCGCACCGTCGAAATACCCGATGCCGATCACGCCGCCCGTTTGCGCCACGCCGCGTATCTCCTCATCGGTGAGATTGCGGTTGATCGGGCAGGTCGCCTGCACGCCGCCATGGCTGGAGACGACCGGACGGCGCGCCATTGTCAGCACCTCGGCCACGCATTCATGGCTGCAATGCGCGATATCGACGATGATACCCATGTCCTCCATGCGCGGCACGATCTCGCGCCCGAAATCGGTGAGCCCGCCTTTCGCCTCGCCATGCATCGAGCCTGCGAGGCGATTGTCGAAAAAATGGACGAGTCCCGCCATGCGCAGCCCGCCATCGTACAACCGCTGCAGATTGGCCACATCGCCCTCGAGATTGTGCAGTCCCTCCACGGAAAACATCGCACCGATGGGCCTGCCGGTCGCATTGCGCGCATCAAGGACGGCGTCGACATCGTCGGGCGTGCGGACCAGCCGTAGCGCATTTGGCGCACTGTTCGCTGCGCTTTCAAGTCGGCTTGCATGCCAGGCAGAGCGCTCGAAGGTGGAGAACCAGGTGCGCACCGGCTGCAGCTGGCCGATGGAAAGCAGCGTAATATTGTCGCGCGCTTCGGCGCTGTTCCGGTCGAAATTCTGCCCTGCAGGCGATTTGCTGACGCTGGAGAAGACCTGCAGCGCGACATTCCCCTCGATCAGCCGCGGCAGGTCCATATGGCCGCGATCCGCCGCATCAAGCATGTCGCGCTTCCACAGCAGCGTGTCCGAATGCAGATCGACGATGGTGAGGTCGGCATGCAGCGCGCGCGCTTCGTCGGAGATTTCGGGCAGCGGCGCGTCGGCGATGGTGTTCATGTCCCGCTCGGCCATACCGGGGCCGAGGATGAAGACCCCCGCCAGCGCGAGCAGCAGCAATACGCCGAGGATTTTGAGGACGCGGCCGATCATCGGCGGCGCTCGAAGGAAACGAAGTCGAAGGGCGGCGCGGTGTCGTCGGCGGCGTGATGCTCGCGCGCGACCTCGACCCATGTCGGATCGTCTGCGGGGGACCGCATGGTGACGTCGCCAGCCGTGTCTTCCAGCACTTCGGTGAGCTCGAAGCGGGTGCCGTGCTCCCACATCAGGTCGAAGATTTCCGCCCCGCCGATCACGGCGAAATCGCCTTTCCCCGCCAGTGTCATTGCGTCCTCCGGCGAATGCGCGACCTCCGCGCCCTCAGCCCCCCAGCCTCCTTGCCGCGTCAGCACGATATGGCGGCGACCGGGGAGCAGACCGGGCAGACTTTCGAAGGTCTTGCGGCCCATCACCATCGGCTTGCCCATCGTCAGCCGCTTGAAGCGCTTCAGGTCTTCGGGAATCGACCACGGCAGATCGCCATCGCGGGCAATCACGCCATTGGTCGCCCGCGCGACGATGAAGAGGATTTCACGGCTCAAGTCATCCGACCCGGGTGATGTGGCCCAACTTGCGCCCGTCGCGCGCCTCGGCCTTGCCGTAAAGATGCAGATGGTTGGCAGGATCGGCGAGGTGCGATCGCAGTTGCATGGCGGGCGGGCCGATCAGGTTCAGCATCGTGATCGTGTCCGAAACGCTTGCCGTGTCGCCCAGCGGGAGTCCGGCGACGGCGCGGATATGATTCTCGAACTGGCCGGTGACGGCTCCCTCCATTGTCCAGTGGCCCGAATTATGGACGCGCGGCGCCATCTCGTTGAACACCGGGCCGTCATTCGTGGCGAAGAATTCGGAGGTGAGAACTCCAACATAGCCTAGCGCTTCGGCGACCTTGCCTGCGAGCTTGCGAGCCTCCGCCACCTGCTCGCCGACGATACCGGGCGCAGGCAGTTCGCTGCGAACGAGAATGCCCCCTTCATGCACATTGCGGGTCGAGTCCCAGAACCTCACCGCGCCATCGCGGCCCCGCACCAGGATGACCGAGAACTCGCATTCGAACTGCACCATGCGCTCGTAAACGCACCCGCTCAGCGGGACGCGGATGCCCTGTGCATCACCAGCACTGTCGATGCGCCACTGGCCCTTGCCATCATAGCCGTCGCGCCGTGTCTTGAGGATGCCAGGCGTACCCACCCGCTCGACCGCGGCGGGGAGCTCGTCATCCTGATCGACCAGCGCGAAGGGCGCAGGCCGCCCGCCATGCTCCTCGATGAAGCGCTTTTCGCTCACCCTGTCCTGCGCGATTTCGAGGGCGCGGGTGCCGGGGACGAGCAGGTCCGTCGGGATCGCGGCCAGCGGATCGACCGGGACATTTTCGAATTCGTAAGTGACGGCGTCGCAGCTGGCGGCAAAGGCGGTAAGCGCGTCGCGATCGTGCCAGGAGGCGTTGGTGAAATGCGCGGAGACGTCCGCCGCGACGCTGTCCGTTTCGGGCGCGTAGATATGGCATCTGAAGCCGAGCTGCGCGGCCGACATGGCCAGCATACGGCCAAGCTGGCCGCCGCCGAGAATGCCGATCGTGGAACCTGGTGCCAGCACCCCTACCTCGCTCACGCCTGAGGCCGCTCCGCCACCTTGTCGGTCTGCGCGGCGCGGTGATCCTGCAAGCGCTGTGTCAGCGCATCGTCGCCAAGCGCGAGGATCGAAGCTGCAAGCAGCCCGGCATTGGTCGCGCCCGCCTCGCCTATGGCTAGCGTTCCCGTCGGCACGCCAGCGGGCATCTGCACGATGGAGAGCAGGCTATCGAGGCCGCTGAGTGCCTTCGACTGCACCGGCACGCCGAGCACTGGGAGATGCGTGAGCGCGGCGATCATGCCGGGCAGGTGTGCCGCGCCGCCCGCGCCAGCGATGACGACCTTGAAGCCTTCCTCGGCCGCGCCCTTGCCGAAGGCGTGCAGCCTGTCCGGCGTGCGGTGGGCGGAGACGATGCGCGCATCGTAGGCGACACCGAGTTCGTCAAGCACCTTCGCGGCGCATTGCATGGTGGGCCAGTCGGACTGGCTGCCCATGACGATGGCGACGGGAGCGGCCATCTCAGGCGTCCTTCAGATAGCGCATTTCGCCCGGCTGCATCGCATCGTCGAATTCATAGACGATCGGCTGGCCGGTCGGGATTTCGAGGCCGGTTATATCGTCGTCCGAGATGCCGGACAGATGCTTCACCAGCGCGCGAAGGCTGTTTCCGTGGGCGGAAATGATAACTGTCTCGCCTGTCGCCAGCTGCGGCAGGATTTCTGCTTCCCAATAGGGCAGCACCCGCTCAATGGTCAGCTTCAGGCTCTCGGTCTGCGGGACATCGATCCCGTCATAGCGCGGGTCGTTGCCGGGATCGTATTGATCGCCCTCGGGCATTTCAGGGGGCGGCACATCGAAACTGCGACGCCAGATCTGCACCTGCTCGTCGCCATGTTTCTCGCGCGTTTCCTGCTTGTTGAGGCCGGTCAGGCCGCCATAGTGACGCTCGTTGAGTTGCCAGTTCTTGGTTTCAGGGATCCACAGCCGATCGCATTCCTCCAGCGCCAGATGCAGCGTCTTGATCGCGCGCTTCTGCATGCTGGTGAAAGCCACGGTGGGCAGCACGCCCTTGTCTTTCAGCAGGCGTCCGGCGGCGCGCGCTTCCTCCACGCCCTTTTCGGTCACGTCGACATCCCACCAGCCGGTAAAGCGGTTGGCGAGGTTCCATTCGCTCTGGCCATGACGGACGAAGATGAGGGTCGGCACGCTGGTCTCCTGTTTGCGAGAGGGCGCGTTAGCGTTCCTCGCCCTGATTTGGAAGCTCAGCCTTGTTTGTCGTGATCGCCTTGGCCTGCGTCTTGCGGCGGCGCAGGTTCTCCCGCAGCTTGGCGGCGAGGCGCTCCTCGCGGTCGGTATCCTTGCTCATCCGGCATCTCTTGCCGTAAGGCCCGTCGCACCTCAAGCTTGGCTTGACTTTCGACAGGCATGAGACAATAGCGCGCGCCTGTTTCGGTATGCCGCGGTAGCTCAGTGGTAGAGCGCACCCTTGGTAAGGGTGAGGCCGAGAGTTCAATTCTCTCTCGTGGCACCATTTTTCCAAAGGAAAATGGTTTGTTTGTCGGCCTCAAACGCCGGCGTTCGCGTCCGCTCACTTGGCTTGCCTCGCCTTCCCCCTCCGCTCCGCTGCGGGCGGCCGTTCGGCCTTGCCGGGCGTTGCCGGAGCTCCGCAGCACCTCTACGTCGTTGCGCAAGGATCGTCGCGTTTATGCGGCGACAGAGCGCGACTGCACGACCGCAGGTGCCCCGCAGCGAAGCGGAGGGAACAGCACCGAGGACGAAGTCGCGGAGGCGGCTTCGCAAACAAATATTCCTCTCTATAACGCACCCATGCACGACGACGAACCGCTGACCAAACTCGATCCCAGCTACACCACCGTGATGCGCATCGAAGGCTTGCTGACCACGCTTCCCTTCATCATCGGCGCGGGTGTGCTGTCCGTGATGGATATCGTCCCGTCCTGGGTTCCCGGCATTCCCGTCCTGATCCTCGCCATCCTGCTGATCGGCGTCCTGCCGGCGAAGCGGTATCGCTCGCGCGGTTATCAGATGTCGGATGACAGGCTCCGCGTCGTGAAGGGTGTGATGTTTCATTCGGACACCGTCGTCCCGTTCAGCCGCGTCCAGCATCTCGATGTCGAGCAGGGACCGCTCGAACGCGGTTTCGGAATTGCCCGGCTCATCCTGCATACCGCAGGCACGCACAACGCCTCGGTCACGCTGCCGGGCCTTGCCCATGCCGATGCGACCGCCATGCGCGAGGAAATCCGCCAGCATGTGAAGCGCGAATCGCTGTGAGCGAAGTGGAGATCGCGGCGGCCGGCGAGCCGATCGAGACGGATGAGTGGCGGCGCGTCAGCCCGCTTTCCATGGTGGTGCAGGGGCTCGACCTGATTGCGCGCGCATTCATTCCGTTGGCTTTCGTTACATACGGCGTTGCGACAGGGGATGCGTTGGGCACTGATGATGGATTGGGCACGCCTACATTCATTGCTGCTGGCGTGTTCCTGCTAGTCATCGCAATGTCTGCGGTGAGCACATATCTCGGCTGGTACCGGCTGCGTTACCGCATCGGCGCGAACGACGTGCGGCTGGAGCAGGGCATCATCAGCCGCTCCGCACGCTCCGTCCCCTATGATCGCATTCAGGATGTCAGCCTGGAGCAGAAACTGCTGCCGCGCTTGCTCGGCCTGGTCGAAGTCAAGTTCGAGACCGGGGCTGGCGGCAAGGAGGAGCTTAAGCTTACCTACGTCAAGGAGGCCGAGGGGGAGGCGCTGCGCGAGACGGTGCGGTCGCTGGTGGAGGACGCGGACGAGGCGGCCACCACCGGGCCGGAGGCCGAAAATGCCGTACCTTCTGCTCCCGCCGCCGATGCACGTCTGCTCTTTGCGATGAATGAGAAGCGCCTTTTCACCTACGGCCTCTTCAGCTTCTCGCTGGTTATCTTCACCGTGATCCTGGGCGCGGCGCAGCAGTTCGAGTTCCTGCTGCCTTTCGATCTCGGCGATTTGATCGAAAGCTTCGTGGAGGACGAGCGCTATGCCGATGCTGGCGGTTATATTGCAGGCCTCGACACGACCTCGCGCATCGTCGGGATCCTCTGGCTGATTGTCAGCATCATCGGCGTCGGCCTGCTGTCGGGCTTGGTGAAGACATTCCTGCGCGATTACGATTTTCGGCTGGAGCGTACGGCCAAGGGCTTTCGCCGCCGCCGTGGGCTGTTGACCAAGACGGACGTCGTCATGCCGGTGCACCGCGTTCAGGCGTTGATCGTCTCGACCGGCTGGCTGCGCCGCCGCTTCGGCTGGCACGGGCTTAGCGTTATCAGCCTTGCGCAGGATTCGGGCAGCGCCAATCACGATGTCGCGCCATTTGCCAAGATGCACGAGATCGCGCCGATCGCGGGCGAGGCGGGCTTTGCCCTGCCGGACGATAGCGAGGAATGGCGACGGCCGAGCCCGAAATATTACGTCGACAGCGCCATCATCAATGCCATTACATTCATCGTGCTAGCAGCGATCGGCGTAACGGTGGCGCTGGCCATGGAAAACCTGCGCGGCAGCGTCCTTGCGCTGATTGTGGCTCTGGTAGCGCTGCTAACGGCCTTCTTCGCGCTGCGCGAATTCTACCTCTGGCGGTACGATCGCCACGCGCTCGATCCCGATCAGGTGCTGTCGCGCCGCGGCTGGCTTGCCCCGCGCACGCAAATCGCCAATCGCGTGAAACTCCATACGGTCGAGATTGCGCAGGGACCGATCGCGCGCTGGCGCGGCTATTGCGATCTCAAATTCGGGATGGCGGGCGGCAGCTTCGCTTTCGAGGGCCTGCGGGTCGAGGATGCGCGCAAGCTACGCGCTGCCGTTCTGGACAGCATCGCCTCGGTCGATTTCGCCAAACTGGCGCGCTGACCTAGCTTTCGATTTCGGCCCGCAGATCCGCCCATTCGGGATGCTTGCGGAATTGCGCCGCGACATAGGGGCATTGCGGCACGATGGTGAAGCCCTGCTCGCGCGCATCGTCCACCATGGCCTGCACCAGTTTTGC contains:
- a CDS encoding bifunctional riboflavin kinase/FAD synthetase; its protein translation is MRLSHRDTVPDTLRGAVIALGNFDGFHLGHQRVVSEAVEWARAEGRPAMVATFDPHPVRHFAPHVPPFRLTTLGQREELFTAAGADAMLVFEFGDELAAMSAESFVTELLGGHIGAGGVVTGEDFTFGKDRGGNVEVLREVGATCGVATRAIGPVGEDGQTISSSRIRDALKAGECETAAHLLSRPFTVRGEVIHGDKRGRELGYPTANIDMGHYLRPRFGIYAVSGRILSTGQQLQGAANLGIRPQFDPPKELLEPYFFDFDGDLYDEVLDIAFHHFIRPEAKFDDLDALKAQMERDCEEARERLAARP
- a CDS encoding dipeptidase, whose product is MIGRVLKILGVLLLLALAGVFILGPGMAERDMNTIADAPLPEISDEARALHADLTIVDLHSDTLLWKRDMLDAADRGHMDLPRLIEGNVALQVFSSVSKSPAGQNFDRNSAEARDNITLLSIGQLQPVRTWFSTFERSAWHASRLESAANSAPNALRLVRTPDDVDAVLDARNATGRPIGAMFSVEGLHNLEGDVANLQRLYDGGLRMAGLVHFFDNRLAGSMHGEAKGGLTDFGREIVPRMEDMGIIVDIAHCSHECVAEVLTMARRPVVSSHGGVQATCPINRNLTDEEIRGVAQTGGVIGIGYFDGAVCDTSPAAIVAAMRHVTDLVGVEHVALGSDFDGSVEVGFDTSQIVQVTQALMDDGFSEDEIRAIMGLNALRVIRAGIAPMEDAA
- a CDS encoding dihydrofolate reductase, which encodes MSREILFIVARATNGVIARDGDLPWSIPEDLKRFKRLTMGKPMVMGRKTFESLPGLLPGRRHIVLTRQGGWGAEGAEVAHSPEDAMTLAGKGDFAVIGGAEIFDLMWEHGTRFELTEVLEDTAGDVTMRSPADDPTWVEVAREHHAADDTAPPFDFVSFERRR
- a CDS encoding 5-(carboxyamino)imidazole ribonucleotide synthase; the encoded protein is MLAPGSTIGILGGGQLGRMLAMSAAQLGFRCHIYAPETDSVAADVSAHFTNASWHDRDALTAFAASCDAVTYEFENVPVDPLAAIPTDLLVPGTRALEIAQDRVSEKRFIEEHGGRPAPFALVDQDDELPAAVERVGTPGILKTRRDGYDGKGQWRIDSAGDAQGIRVPLSGCVYERMVQFECEFSVILVRGRDGAVRFWDSTRNVHEGGILVRSELPAPGIVGEQVAEARKLAGKVAEALGYVGVLTSEFFATNDGPVFNEMAPRVHNSGHWTMEGAVTGQFENHIRAVAGLPLGDTASVSDTITMLNLIGPPAMQLRSHLADPANHLHLYGKAEARDGRKLGHITRVG
- the purE gene encoding 5-(carboxyamino)imidazole ribonucleotide mutase; its protein translation is MAAPVAIVMGSQSDWPTMQCAAKVLDELGVAYDARIVSAHRTPDRLHAFGKGAAEEGFKVVIAGAGGAAHLPGMIAALTHLPVLGVPVQSKALSGLDSLLSIVQMPAGVPTGTLAIGEAGATNAGLLAASILALGDDALTQRLQDHRAAQTDKVAERPQA
- the gpmA gene encoding 2,3-diphosphoglycerate-dependent phosphoglycerate mutase yields the protein MPTLIFVRHGQSEWNLANRFTGWWDVDVTEKGVEEARAAGRLLKDKGVLPTVAFTSMQKRAIKTLHLALEECDRLWIPETKNWQLNERHYGGLTGLNKQETREKHGDEQVQIWRRSFDVPPPEMPEGDQYDPGNDPRYDGIDVPQTESLKLTIERVLPYWEAEILPQLATGETVIISAHGNSLRALVKHLSGISDDDITGLEIPTGQPIVYEFDDAMQPGEMRYLKDA
- a CDS encoding PH domain-containing protein, with product MHDDEPLTKLDPSYTTVMRIEGLLTTLPFIIGAGVLSVMDIVPSWVPGIPVLILAILLIGVLPAKRYRSRGYQMSDDRLRVVKGVMFHSDTVVPFSRVQHLDVEQGPLERGFGIARLILHTAGTHNASVTLPGLAHADATAMREEIRQHVKRESL
- a CDS encoding PH domain-containing protein translates to MSEVEIAAAGEPIETDEWRRVSPLSMVVQGLDLIARAFIPLAFVTYGVATGDALGTDDGLGTPTFIAAGVFLLVIAMSAVSTYLGWYRLRYRIGANDVRLEQGIISRSARSVPYDRIQDVSLEQKLLPRLLGLVEVKFETGAGGKEELKLTYVKEAEGEALRETVRSLVEDADEAATTGPEAENAVPSAPAADARLLFAMNEKRLFTYGLFSFSLVIFTVILGAAQQFEFLLPFDLGDLIESFVEDERYADAGGYIAGLDTTSRIVGILWLIVSIIGVGLLSGLVKTFLRDYDFRLERTAKGFRRRRGLLTKTDVVMPVHRVQALIVSTGWLRRRFGWHGLSVISLAQDSGSANHDVAPFAKMHEIAPIAGEAGFALPDDSEEWRRPSPKYYVDSAIINAITFIVLAAIGVTVALAMENLRGSVLALIVALVALLTAFFALREFYLWRYDRHALDPDQVLSRRGWLAPRTQIANRVKLHTVEIAQGPIARWRGYCDLKFGMAGGSFAFEGLRVEDARKLRAAVLDSIASVDFAKLAR